One window of the Perca flavescens isolate YP-PL-M2 chromosome 16, PFLA_1.0, whole genome shotgun sequence genome contains the following:
- the cetn3 gene encoding centrin-3, translated as MSLSLRTELTADKTKRKKRRELTEDQKHEIKEAFELFDTDKDKEIDYHELKVAMRALGFEVKKVDVLKILKDYDREGNGKITFDDFNEVVTDRILERDPKEEIMKAFKLFDDDESGKISLRNLRRVARELGENVSDEELRSMIDEFDTDGDGEINQEDFLSIMTGEC; from the exons ATGAGTCTGTCTTTAAG GACTGAACTTACAGCCGACAAAACCAAGCgcaagaagaggagagagcTCACCGAGGACCAGAAACACGAAATCAAAGAAGCTTTCGAGTTGTTCGACACGGACAAAGATAAAGAAATCGACTACCACGAGCTGAAG GTGGCGATGCGTGCACTCGGATTTGAAGTGAAGAAAGTGGATGTTTTGAAGATTCTTAAAGACTACGACCGAGAGGGAAACGGCAAAATAACATTTGACGATTTCAATGAAGTTG TGACTGATCGCATCCTGGAGCGAGACCCAAAGGAGGAGATCATGAAGGCCTTCAAGCTGTTTGACGACGACGAGTCGGGAAAGATCAGCCTGAGGAACCTGAGACGAGTCGCCCGAGAGCTCGGGGAGAACGTCAGCGACGAGGAGCTGCGCAGCATGATCGACGAGTTTGACACAGACGGAGACGGTGAAA TAAATCAGGAGGACTTCCTCTCCATCATGACCGGAGAGTGTTGA